In Cryptomeria japonica chromosome 10, Sugi_1.0, whole genome shotgun sequence, a genomic segment contains:
- the LOC131034897 gene encoding transcription termination factor MTERF9, chloroplastic-like — protein sequence MNTMLCRKLFVLPLHFRNAYSTHSHSQNLFSHFASTRFNMSAAHITQMFKRAPYLQRLQTLDKVEQFVDMLNRCGCSEVQIAKIMLKRPQIISISAERILEPKIKLLEDFGFQGETLAKLLASYPYILSVSLENDLLPKMEFLKNLFRSQEFLVQFLLRTPSIFGYTLEKTLKPSVVFWERWGFQGTELFQLLRYRPVILQRSSLTPAQADLIREIGVDKGSKMFKYIVGAVATSRMETLMAKIENLKLRGLSAEEIWQLCRVVPQVLRYSKVRVSETMDFVVKDVEHPANYIVKHSWLLKINLEKVIRPRFLVRQKIKSMNGPSLSLSSVLTMTEARFVRNIIRGHPESTTLWTIYENAISNASNHTQSSIQC from the coding sequence ATGAACACCATGTTATGCCGCAAACTGTTTGTTTTACCACTCCATTTTCGCAATGCCTATTCAACCCATTCTCATTCTCAGAACCTCTTTTCGCACTTTGCCTCCACCAGATTTAACATGTCTGCGGCCCACATCACTCAGATGTTTAAACGGGCCCCCTACTTGCAGAGGCTTCAAACCCTCGACAAGGTCGAGCAGTTTGTTGATATGTTGAACAGATGCGGCTGCTCTGAAGTCCAAATTGCCAAGATAATGTTGAAACGGCCGCAAATAATCAGCATAAGTGCAGAAAGAATATTGGAACCCAAAATCAAACTGCTGGAAGATTTCGGCTTTCAAGGTGAAACTTTGGCGAAGCTTTTGGCGAGCTATCCATACATCTTGAGCGTCAGCCTTGAGAACGACCTTCTTCCCAAGATGGAGTTTCTTAAGAATCTATTTCGGTCCCAGGAGTTCCTCGTCCAATTCCTGCTTAGGACCCCATCCATTTTCGGTTATACCCTGGAGAAGACCCTGAAGCCCTCGGTTGTTTTCTGGGAGAGATGGGGTTTTCAGGGAACGGAGCTCTTCCAACTCTTACGTTATAGACCGGTCATTCTGCAACGCTCTTCTCTAACGCCTGCCCAAGCTGATCTCATTCGGGAGATTGGCGTCGACAAAGGAAGCAAGATGTTCAAATATATTGTAGGTGCGGTAGCTACTAGCCGAATGGAAACGCTAATGGCCAAGATAGAGAATCTCAAACTCCGCGGGCTCTCGGCTGAAGAAATCTGGCAATTATGTCGGGTTGTACCTCAAGTCCTTCGTTACTCCAAGGTAAGAGTTAGTGAAACGATGGACTTTGTAGTTAAAGACGTGGAGCaccctgcaaattatatagttaaGCACTCCTGGTTGTTGAAAATAAATTTGGAAAAGGTTATAAGGCCAAGGTTTCTAGTTCGGCAGAAAATCAAATCCATGAATGGCCCGAGCCTTTCTCTTTCGTCAGTATTGACGATGACAGAGGCAAGGTTTGTTAGAAATATTATTAGAGGACATCCTGAATCTACAACGCTGTGGACAATTTATGAAAATGCCATCTCTAATGCCTCCAACCACACACAGAGCTCAATCCAATGTTAA